One window of the Rubrobacter naiadicus genome contains the following:
- a CDS encoding ABC transporter permease — MASIVQKVDPRSLLSRGGPLGGLILLGLILTFLSPNFLTFQNLFNVGFQAAVVALLAFGQTFVIVSGGIDLSVGSVLGLSGIAFGWASVKAGLPLPVALGVGLGVGVLAGLVDGLLITLGRLPPFIATLAMLSAARGMALVISGGVPLNPIPRAVSEFGSGDIFGFVPYAVVLMVLAWLVTAGILRATYPGRCMYAIGGNEEAARLSGINVSAQKLVIYSLSGLFAAVAGILLTAQLASAQPQAGTGFELDSIAAAVIGGASLAGGVGSATGTFIGALILGVLRNGLTLLNVSAFWQEVVIGAVIALAVMTDTLRKHGA, encoded by the coding sequence TTGGCTAGTATCGTGCAGAAGGTTGACCCCCGCTCGCTGCTCTCCAGAGGAGGCCCGCTGGGTGGTCTCATCCTGCTCGGCCTCATCCTCACGTTTCTCTCCCCCAATTTCCTCACTTTCCAAAACCTCTTCAATGTGGGTTTTCAGGCCGCAGTCGTGGCGCTCCTTGCTTTCGGACAGACCTTCGTCATTGTCTCAGGAGGGATAGACCTCTCGGTCGGCAGCGTCCTCGGACTCTCGGGGATCGCCTTCGGATGGGCTTCGGTGAAGGCCGGGCTTCCGCTCCCCGTGGCACTCGGGGTGGGGCTGGGGGTCGGTGTTCTTGCGGGGTTGGTGGACGGATTGCTCATCACGTTGGGCAGGCTCCCACCGTTCATCGCTACGCTGGCCATGCTCAGCGCGGCCCGGGGGATGGCGCTCGTCATCTCCGGGGGCGTCCCGCTAAACCCCATACCACGCGCGGTGAGCGAGTTCGGGAGCGGCGACATCTTCGGGTTCGTACCCTACGCGGTGGTTCTCATGGTACTGGCCTGGCTTGTGACGGCCGGTATCCTGCGCGCCACCTACCCAGGCCGCTGTATGTACGCCATAGGTGGAAACGAGGAGGCCGCGAGGCTCTCAGGGATAAACGTCTCAGCCCAGAAGCTGGTCATCTACTCGCTCTCGGGGCTGTTCGCAGCCGTAGCCGGGATACTGCTGACCGCCCAGCTCGCCTCGGCTCAGCCCCAGGCGGGCACCGGGTTCGAGCTCGACTCGATCGCAGCGGCGGTGATCGGAGGAGCCAGTCTGGCGGGGGGCGTCGGCTCGGCGACCGGCACCTTCATAGGCGCGCTGATACTCGGCGTATTGCGCAACGGGCTGACCTTGCTCAACGTCTCGGCGTTCTGGCAGGAGGTGGTGATAGGAGCGGTCATCGCGCTGGCCGTAATGACCGACACGCTACGCAAGCACGGAGCATAG
- a CDS encoding D-ribose ABC transporter substrate-binding protein: MDRSERREDEPRGRNPLNRADFLRLGGAGLAATALLGVAGCGGGSAGQGGSSGGGSGGTKTIALSLSTLNNPYFVAMRSGAQQEAKKLGVKLLIADAQNDASQQQKDIQTFITQQVDALLVNPVDSQAIVPSIQQANRAKIPVFALDRGASGGDVTSTIISNNVKGGEIAAKELIKLVGSGDVAELQGVPGTDVARDRGNGFENVIKKQHSVRLVASQPANFDRNQAFNVTQNILQAHPNIKGIYAQNDEMALGAVRALGGKAGKDVKIVGFDGEPDAIKAIKQGKMNATVAQQPIRIAQLGVQYAIKVIGGKKVPKNVRVPVKLVTRESVGSYHGWGAGAGS, encoded by the coding sequence ATGGACCGCAGCGAAAGAAGAGAGGATGAGCCTCGTGGGAGAAACCCGCTCAACCGGGCTGATTTTCTGAGGCTTGGCGGCGCCGGTCTGGCCGCCACCGCGCTTCTGGGGGTCGCCGGGTGCGGTGGAGGAAGCGCGGGTCAGGGGGGTTCGAGTGGGGGTGGTTCCGGGGGCACGAAGACGATTGCGCTCTCGCTCTCGACCCTCAACAACCCCTACTTCGTGGCCATGCGCAGCGGCGCGCAGCAGGAGGCGAAAAAGCTCGGGGTCAAGCTGCTCATCGCCGACGCCCAGAACGACGCCTCCCAGCAGCAGAAAGATATACAGACCTTCATAACCCAGCAGGTCGACGCCCTTCTGGTGAACCCCGTCGACTCACAGGCCATAGTTCCCTCCATCCAGCAGGCCAACCGGGCCAAGATCCCGGTGTTCGCACTCGACCGTGGGGCATCGGGGGGAGACGTGACCTCCACCATCATCTCCAACAACGTCAAGGGCGGAGAGATCGCTGCCAAAGAGCTCATCAAGCTGGTTGGCAGCGGTGACGTGGCGGAGCTCCAGGGCGTGCCGGGTACGGACGTGGCGCGGGACAGGGGCAACGGCTTCGAAAACGTGATAAAGAAGCAGCACTCCGTCAGGCTGGTCGCCAGCCAGCCGGCCAACTTCGACCGCAACCAGGCCTTCAACGTCACTCAAAACATCCTGCAGGCGCATCCGAACATCAAGGGGATCTACGCCCAGAACGACGAGATGGCGCTGGGGGCCGTCCGGGCGCTCGGCGGTAAGGCGGGCAAAGATGTGAAGATAGTCGGGTTCGACGGCGAGCCGGACGCCATAAAGGCCATAAAGCAGGGCAAGATGAACGCCACCGTGGCCCAGCAGCCGATAAGGATCGCCCAACTCGGCGTACAGTACGCCATCAAGGTCATCGGCGGCAAGAAAGTCCCCAAAAACGTGCGCGTCCCCGTCAAGCTCGTCACCCGTGAGAGCGTGGGATCTTACCACGGCTGGGGAGCCGGTGCGGGCAGCTGA
- a CDS encoding ribokinase: protein MVPRRPRPGETVTGAELSLHGGGKGANQAAAASLLGSSTSILGCVGGDAFGRALLRSLRKFGVDISLVREVGELRTGSAFITVTPDGENAITVAPGANLALTSRDVGAAATQIRDAGVVVVQMEIPLESVEETVRIADQAGTRVVLNLAPPVDLHPETLRVADPLVLNEHEASFLLRRRNKGSDNLEECLAMVPALLELGPRSVVVTLGHFGAVFSDGVSPPRHIPAPRVRAVDTTAAGDAFVGALAKCLVAGEPLQQAVSFAVWAGAFAVTREGAQESLPTLDALLRFKGDKACTHG, encoded by the coding sequence ATGGTGCCCCGGCGCCCGAGGCCCGGCGAAACGGTCACGGGCGCCGAGCTCTCCCTCCACGGCGGTGGCAAGGGAGCGAACCAGGCCGCCGCGGCATCGCTGCTCGGTTCATCCACCTCCATCCTGGGGTGTGTGGGCGGAGACGCGTTCGGGAGGGCGTTGCTCCGATCCTTGAGGAAGTTCGGCGTCGATATCTCTCTGGTCAGAGAGGTAGGTGAACTCCGGACGGGCTCGGCCTTCATCACGGTAACGCCCGATGGCGAGAACGCCATCACAGTAGCTCCGGGAGCGAACCTGGCCCTCACCTCCAGAGACGTAGGAGCCGCGGCTACACAGATACGTGATGCGGGCGTGGTGGTGGTTCAGATGGAGATTCCCCTCGAGAGCGTGGAGGAAACGGTGAGGATCGCCGATCAGGCCGGCACCCGCGTGGTCCTGAACCTGGCGCCGCCGGTCGACCTTCATCCGGAAACACTCCGCGTGGCGGACCCGCTCGTGCTCAACGAGCACGAAGCCTCGTTTCTTTTGCGGAGGAGAAACAAAGGGTCAGACAACCTCGAGGAGTGCCTCGCCATGGTCCCGGCCCTGCTCGAGCTCGGTCCACGCTCCGTGGTTGTGACCCTCGGTCATTTCGGCGCGGTATTCTCCGATGGTGTATCGCCACCTCGGCACATTCCGGCTCCGAGGGTAAGAGCGGTCGACACCACGGCGGCGGGTGACGCGTTCGTTGGAGCCCTAGCGAAGTGCCTGGTGGCAGGGGAGCCATTGCAGCAGGCCGTATCTTTCGCCGTATGGGCGGGCGCGTTCGCGGTAACCAGAGAGGGGGCTCAGGAGTCTCTTCCTACCCTCGATGCATTGCTGAGGTTCAAAGGGGACAAGGCGTGTACCCACGGCTGA